The region TAACCTTATGAAACGGTAGTTTACTCTTTTAACTCTGGACACAAGTAGGTACACTTTATGCACCTAAAAACGTCTATTTATATTGTGTAGTAGATAACAGTAGGTTCATTATACTGGATCAATGATAAGATGCCGTTCTAGctagacacacacacacatcacaGTCTGTTAAGTATTGTGTCTATCAATGTCTGACGAGATTCACGACGGAATGATCCACGAAAAGTCCACAATATACGCACAACGCTTCTCCAGTAGAGGGGAAGAATGAGATCCCCGTAGCTCCGTACACTTCTCGATTTTCAATTTCATAATTTTCataaatttacatttatttacctTTAACATTACCTAGCTACATATTGTCTATATTTCATATACTTAAATACTTGGTTTAAATAAAGTGCATTACTTATACTAAGCCCCGTCAAGTGAAACTATAATATAGGAGCTGTAAATTAAAACTATATTTAAAATCTTTACTTTCACGTAACATTAGTTTCATGGGCCCGATACTACGAACAAGTATGTATCATATATATGTATGAAACTTATTTAGCAAGAATCAAAGGAACAAATGTGGAGCAGGTACTCTTCCTGCAGATTGTCAAACATATTCtatgtatacctacacataGCTACTTAGATCACCTATAAAACTCACTACAAACAGCCATCAGTCGGTAAGTATTTCAGCTGGTAAGTACCTGTatcatacaatataatacatacaatataattttgttaagtacatacaatacaataaaattataataatatgttataaGTAAGTTATGCTGTACCCTTACAGGGTCCATGTGAGacattgtacatatattatattatatttgacaTCTATACTGTACCATGGTTGCAATAAAGAATTATGaatcattttaattaatttatattaaatcacatatagGTACCTGTCAGTTTTGTTACAGCCGCGAACTATCCGTACATACTTAGGTCATATGAAAATTACCCTACACAAATTGAAACTAAACCTAGCCTTACGAATCAAACTAGTTTTCCACTCGTCACAAACTAGTCATTTTTGATATCACTCCTAACAAATACTTCTAGTAAATCTAAGAACACACATAATTCAGTAGCCTTCATTGACATCCAGCGTCGCAAGCTTTCTACGAACTACAAGTTTAAATTAAGCACCCAAGCACACATAATTAGTGGTCGTCAACATTATACTCGAGATACTAGCTGAGGGGCGGGCAGGCGGGCGGCTGCGTGAAGATGCCGGCGTGGTTGACGAGCAGGTAGAGCAGCGCGGAGCCCACGGACGAGCCCACCTGCGTGGCCACGCCCGTGGCGCGCATGCCGCGCGCGCCGCCCCGCCGCGCCCACCCGTACACCCACATGCGCGCGTACGACACCACCCCGCTCACCAGCGTCCACGACACCACCTGGAATTAGCCAAATGCGGTCAGTGTACTCCTGCTGACGGTTCAAGTTCATGACGGAAGTTCAAATACCACATCTAGGTATAGTTGGTGGAAAGCCACTAGAATGACACTGCCATGCTTTAATTTATCTTTATCGAGACCGCTTCATCCGATTATCGAACCGAAAACGGCAAAACAGAAGGATTAAGGTCAGTCTCCCTTGCACATGTGCGGTTAATGTTGGGACATTGAAACTTTAAAAGGATCGAGGGCTCTAATTGACATtgtcattattttttcattgaTCTCTTTTCTTCGAATATCTAGAAGATCGTGCAAACTCACCACTAAAACAGCTCCGCCGGCGTGGTGGTACAGCGGCGGCTCGGGGCTGAGCAGCGCCGTAGCCAGGATGTAGGCGAGCGGCACCGCCGCGGCCGACAGCAGCACCGCCAGCACGCGGCCCGGCAGCGGCGCCAGCCACACGCCCGCCAGGCACGCCGCCGGGTTTGCCATCGCGCCCAGTGTCACCGCCAGGTGGTATGCCAGGTTCCCGTACGGCATGCACGAGTACGACTGCACGGACGGAAGAACCCCGTTTGAAAGCGCGTTGAGAACTCCCATGAGAACCAACACGAAAAGCCATCGCCCGCGATGAAGCGCTACCGGCTCCGATGTCGCTTCATCGTCCTTAGCGGCGGCGGCAGGTTCCACACGCTCCGATGCGAACCCACTGTATCGATCTACTATTACGAAGCTGACCAAACTCATCGCTGACAAGCCTGACAACAGCACTAGGAACACAGTCGTGTCGAATCGCGGCGGCGGATAGACCGGTACCAGCCCTGTACCTTCATCGTTAAGTATGCACGTGGGCTCGCCGCCGATACCCTGAATCAAAGCTAAGATGGCCGGGATGAATCCGCTCAACCCTTCGCCGACTAAATATGTCGCGAGATACACGTCGCGGAAGTGCCTCAAGTACGGATAGAATAAAACAGAACTCGTACATCCTACGAGCGCCGCGAAGAAAGTTAGGAAGAGGAAAGCGAGGGACCGGTTTGAGACTGTCTGTTCGTAAAGGAAGGCATTGAGTGCAAGTGCGAGGGTTCCTACAACAAGCAATCCGTAGATGTAGGGAGAATCGGAAGCTTTCGGTCGGAGCCGGCGCAACAGCGCGTAAGCCACTAATCCCAAGTTGGCAAGTTGTACAGCTAAGACCATGGACGAAGGCAGCGCCCAGCCCTCGGGCAGCCGCTCCACTAGCAGCGGCAGCTGGACGTAGAGCCCGTTGACTCCCAGCCACGTGCCCACGCCCCAGCAGGCCAACAGAACGTCCAGGAGGACGCGGCGCTGTGCTCCCCACATCGTGCGGTCACAGTCTGAGCTCAGGCACGGAATGCGCTCTCGGTCCTCGTTCAACCTGTAAACACAGAGTTTGAGAATGAGACTTTTTAAACAGAGGAAGAATTACTTGAAAAGGCTTAAATTAAAGCTTAAACTATTGCACATTTTCTCACTTTATAATCAATTAATCACTTGGAACTACCGGCGATTAAGAGTGTGGATATCAAAATGTCTTAAAGCGAGGAAGCCACAGCGGAGAACACCAAGCCAAGCGACCGCGGTTGATCTAATTCTGTGCGAATGCTGCGGCAGATGTATTTAAACGGTTGTCCATTTAATGTCCATACATCAGTCGTTGATTATGATAACGATTATGACGTAAATATTACCTGATAATATTAAGTTGTTACCTAGCTACTGCCTGTACAGGATATACTTAACTCGGATGAATTCATAATTgcattatatttttaacatgAGAAGTTTTGTGTTCCAAGTTTTGTCTAGTTGTAACTTCGTAAGTAAATTAAAGATAAGATCGATCGATCGTTGACCGTCTGGTAAGTGGCAAACGAAACGTGACAGCTATTAACTAAATATTCAAATCAATAAAGAGCCAATTCTGACCAAGTGCAATCATGTGGTGGGCGTACAGTTGTACACGGCGGTTGTCGTTGGTGTCATTAGGGTTTCGTacgcaaagggta is a window of Cydia splendana chromosome 1, ilCydSple1.2, whole genome shotgun sequence DNA encoding:
- the LOC134792596 gene encoding solute carrier family 52, riboflavin transporter, member 3 isoform X2 yields the protein MTDTSSVRLNEDRERIPCLSSDCDRTMWGAQRRVLLDVLLACWGVGTWLGVNGLYVQLPLLVERLPEGWALPSSMVLAVQLANLGLVAYALLRRLRPKASDSPYIYGLLVVGTLALALNAFLYEQTVSNRSLAFLFLTFFAALVGCTSSVLFYPYLRHFRDVYLATYLVGEGLSGFIPAILALIQGIGGEPTCILNDEGTGLVPVYPPPRFDTTVFLVLLSGLSAMSLVSFVIVDRYSGFASERVEPAAAAKDDEATSEPVALHRGRWLFVLVLMGVLNALSNGVLPSVQSYSCMPYGNLAYHLAVTLGAMANPAACLAGVWLAPLPGRVLAVLLSAAAVPLAYILATALLSPEPPLYHHAGGAVLVVVSWTLVSGVVSYARMWVYGWARRGGARGMRATGVATQVGSSVGSALLYLLVNHAGIFTQPPACPPLS
- the LOC134792596 gene encoding solute carrier family 52, riboflavin transporter, member 3 isoform X3 codes for the protein MWGAQRRVLLDVLLACWGVGTWLGVNGLYVQLPLLVERLPEGWALPSSMVLAVQLANLGLVAYALLRRLRPKASDSPYIYGLLVVGTLALALNAFLYEQTVSNRSLAFLFLTFFAALVGCTSSVLFYPYLRHFRDVYLATYLVGEGLSGFIPAILALIQGIGGEPTCILNDEGTGLVPVYPPPRFDTTVFLVLLSGLSAMSLVSFVIVDRYSGFASERVEPAAAAKDDEATSEPVALHRGRWLFVLVLMGVLNALSNGVLPSVQSYSCMPYGNLAYHLAVTLGAMANPAACLAGVWLAPLPGRVLAVLLSAAAVPLAYILATALLSPEPPLYHHAGGAVLVVVSWTLVSGVVSYARMWVYGWARRGGARGMRATGVATQVGSSVGSALLYLLVNHAGIFTQPPACPPLS
- the LOC134792596 gene encoding solute carrier family 52, riboflavin transporter, member 3 isoform X1 — encoded protein: MLCVMVTEGPGDERAGEDIDAAPASVVELGEALTHAVDRLNEDRERIPCLSSDCDRTMWGAQRRVLLDVLLACWGVGTWLGVNGLYVQLPLLVERLPEGWALPSSMVLAVQLANLGLVAYALLRRLRPKASDSPYIYGLLVVGTLALALNAFLYEQTVSNRSLAFLFLTFFAALVGCTSSVLFYPYLRHFRDVYLATYLVGEGLSGFIPAILALIQGIGGEPTCILNDEGTGLVPVYPPPRFDTTVFLVLLSGLSAMSLVSFVIVDRYSGFASERVEPAAAAKDDEATSEPVALHRGRWLFVLVLMGVLNALSNGVLPSVQSYSCMPYGNLAYHLAVTLGAMANPAACLAGVWLAPLPGRVLAVLLSAAAVPLAYILATALLSPEPPLYHHAGGAVLVVVSWTLVSGVVSYARMWVYGWARRGGARGMRATGVATQVGSSVGSALLYLLVNHAGIFTQPPACPPLS